The genomic DNA CCTTCTCTCTGTGAAAGTTTGAAAGACGTGGAGTGGAAATCTGTAGCTTCCTGTAGTGCAGCTGAGCTGGGATGACTCAGACTCTGAGTCATTCCAGGGCTCAGACTGGGGGTCATTCTGGAATTCAAACTGGGAGtcagactggaggactgggGCTGCCAGTGGTGTCCAGAGTTCATGTAGTTGGTTGCAGGGCCTCCATACACACAGTACTGGTTCGGCGGAGAATATGCACAAGCTGAGAGGTAACCCGGCAGGCCGGATGAAGACTGaggaaaacaaggaaaaaagggaAGGTTTTAATCCCACTTGTTTTGAAGTAACATTCCGATCAATCCATTATCTTTCAGGATGATTCACATGCCAACGCTTTGCATCAACTAACTATTGTTGTCGACTGATGCTTGGATCTGGTCTTACTTTAAAAATATTGTCACTGACATTTTTTCTCAAATTACCTCGATGATGGCTTAAACATTCATTTTGCCctttaataaatattaaaaggtTTTCTCATAAGTGAGTCTGGTCTACTCGTTTTTTGAAAAGCCATTAGGCTGAAATGTacgtttattttaaaaaaaatagtcctGCATATCTCCCTGATCACAAACACCTTTAAAGCTTTACTTTTTTTAACCAATGAGATTTCTGGAGGACCTTTGAAGATCTTCCAgttctgatttttttaaattgcacagTCAGAAAATCTCCctaatttacaaaaaaagagtaaaaaaaaaaaatacatgaataagaatttcaattttttttagagAAATAACTCTTTCTCTAAATGTCCTTGTTTTCCCTTTCGTTCCAAAGTAAATAGTAAAATACTCCCTTTTGATTCGTCCACATTACAACAGCTGTTCTATAAGCTCTGTGCACATCAGCAGCTGTTAGAGGTTAACACAAAGATGAAATTAATGAGCTAAAGACACTTGAGACAACCTTTTAAGAAAATCCAAGAATTTAGGCTCCTTCTTCAAAACTTCCACTGGAGTATTTCTAAGTCTCAGTTTAACAGCTGTTTCTACTTTCCCCGAAATACTGGAAAACATGAGAGGGGCTGGTGGATTGTAGCCAATCAGGGCTCTCCTCACAATCAGGACTGACAACTATCATCAAAGCAGAACAAGCAAATGGCAAAATAGCAGCAAGTAAAGCAAAATTCAGACACAGAAGGATTCTGCCTTTAATAAATTCATTCGTGTGCTGTAAATCACACTTTTATTTTCCAGTTCATGTAAAGCCTGTGACATGTTGACCAGTTTAATTTCATAGTCAGAATTTATTCCTGTTTTACTgccaaaataaacataaaagtcATATTTTATTTGTACCTTCCTGCAATTAAAAGTGTTCCTTGTGCAAAAAAACCACTTTGTTTGCAGGTAATGTTCAGGCTACTTACCTGCTGTGGATATTTGATGTCCAGTTCGTTGTTGGGTTTCTCGACTCCATTGATTCCAGACGGAAACGATCTACTGCTCATACTGGTCATGCTGGGAACGCTGGTCCATTCCTCCATTTTGGCTGGATGTCCATCAGATCCAGGcacacctttaaaaaaacatgtaaaatgatATAGCTCATAAAAAAATTATACAGTCTTAATGTTTTTCATTGCAAACTGATTCAGCAGAGATCAGTGGGACAACTTGAGAACCGATGTTCTAACAGTTATCTGTTGGTTCATCAGACTAGAGTAAAGTTGTTTGTGCAAAACCTATTAAATCAAATTTCATAAACTTGTTAGAGGAACAACACATTAAATATTGATGTAGGTCAATGTTTTTGAAAGTACGTGATAGGTAACCGCCCGGCAAAGGATATTTGAGAAAGCACAAGCAAAGTGGCTCATATCAAAAAATAAGATTAAATTAGTCCACTCAGAGTAAATTTaagaagtaaataaaaatataatagaaTTAAAAAGTTTAAGATGGAATAAGAAGACAAGAAGTGGAGCCACTTCTGGCCTGCTTCAGGTTAAGATTAGCAATAATAACACATATTAGGGTTTGTTGAAGGACAGCAGTCGAAGGCTTTTTTGTAATTGTTAACCAAAACTCTTATGCACGACAAAATGCTTCAGTTAATATTTTTCTAATTTCCACATTATTTAATTTTGGAGCAACACCAGGAACGCACAGGATAAATATtactgaaacagaaacaaaataaaaagaaactgtggggaaaaaatataaaatttaaaagaaaaaggtgcGGGAAAAGGTGCTGTACAGACAAACGCTTTGGTTAACAGCGTCTCTGATGGATTTGAGGCAGTTCATTCCTCTGTGGCTGCAGAACTTCAGCagctaaaaacatttttctgtggTACCTTTCACCCAAAAACAATAACTTCAAACTCTGCAGGAGAGCAACAAGCCCAAACATCCAGGCAGAGTCATAAAGAAGTACCGTCATCCTCCAGAAGAACAACAAGAGCTGCAGCAGATGGTCTGACCCTGCAGAGCCCTGCGCAGcaacatggaaactgtctgGATCACACGCACACTAAACCAACAGACGAGCGCTCTCAGAAACCTCCGTGCACTCCAGACTCCACTCTCTGGTAATATCTCCTGGATCTGGTTTGCATGCAGACATTGCTGACGTAGAGTGGCTGGCTTTTTGTCAGTTTGTGTTTCTCTAATCACATGATGGagggagaaaataaaataaggaataatttagtttttactgcATTCTGTTTGTCCAGTGTTAGGTGTGGTAAGGCaaacatttaaatgtataatagtttgttgctttaaAGATAAATGTGCGCTGCGCAGAATTCGACAGGATGGACTTACTTAGCACGACAGTTTGATTGTTGAGGAGCATCACATTGTTTAGACGCACCCTGAGTGAACGTACTgcgaatgtttgtttgtttgttttaaatggcACCGATTTAAAATCATTCAGAGAAATAATGTGAAAGCATGAAGCCTCACGATCCAAAGGTTAAGACAGAAGGACCACAGACGTAACTGAATACACAtcaaaactgtatttttgaGGGTTACATGTGAGAATATTGTTGCTAGTTTGTTTGGCAGGGAACCGTGGCTTCAGTCTGAGCCTGTTCAgtcattatttataaaatagGCATGGATCTTATATGAATtgtttgggggagggggggggggtcagtcTGTATAATATGTGAGtactgaatgaataaataaatatcaaaatgATCTCCGGGGCCTCGCATGTGTTGAATCAGTACGTGCTGCACatcttaataataatggattggatttataaagtgcttttcaaggcactattcattcactctcacacacactggttgaaggaagctacagttgtagctacagctgccctggggcagactgacagaggcgaggctgccatatcacgccatctGGCCAACACCtataggcggtagggtaaagtgtcttgcccaaggacacaacgaccaggacagagagcctggggatcaaaccagcaaccttccagttacagatgcgcttcccatccccctgagccacggtggTCCCATCTAAAGCCACATCTTTAGATAGTAATACTGAGGAGTTAACCTGACAGATAAAAGTGACGTTAACCTGAAACTCATCCACAACATGTTGCACTCAAATCTTCATATATGCCTTCATATAACTAATATTTACTTGGCTTAATGTCCATGTGTCTGCTGATAATTACGTCTTGAACTgtgaacaaacaggaagtgttttcattttcactgaACACCGGCTCATATTTAATGAGGTTGGTGGAGTGTGCAAAGACCAGTGTCAGTGATGGATGAAGTCGGATATGCTACACATAGTTTAGCACCCGTCCATGAGCGCTGTCAGAAAGTTAATCAAAAGTTTTTACTGGGATCTGTTTCCTTAACTACACATGTGTAGAAAACAGCTCTCAGTAAATAATATTCTGTAATTTTTGATTCGTTTCCAGATAAATCAGAGCGGGTGCTGTTACAGAGGAGCTTTGTGGATCGAGACGTTTCTGTGAGGAAAAATaaagcagagctgaagaagattaATGATCTAGATCAGATGTGGAGGACGATGAGCTGCTCACAGACTTATtatagtttattttttatttaataaatctTTATATTTAGTAATTTCTTAAGTGCTCATCCACTTCAGGCTGATTATGCCTCGGACAGGTAGGCAAACAACTATCACGCTCAcgttcacacctacagccaacgtagaatcaccagttaaccctaAAGCTCGAGTGcccagagaaaacaaacacacggcctacaaacatcacagtttgCCACAGAAAGGCCAGTCTACTGAATTCAAACACCAGACCTGGGCTTGCTGTGAGGGGACAGCGTCAACCACTGAACCATCGTTCGCTTGAACTCAAACTTCGACAGTAACTGttgacaaaatacaaaaatatcacCTCATCTATATTCAGCTGATTCCAAACCAGATACTTTTAACCAGAAATACGagtgtttaatatttaacatgtgaATCCGGAACAACACGACAGCACGATTAGATTGCAGTGAATGATGGTCTTTAGACTTTGTTAGTTTATCAAAAGGTCACTGAGGTCACAGTGTATGAATAACTTATAATCTGTGCCTCTCATCTGTTGAGATGTACTCTCAGAGACAAGATGATTTTGGAAATGAATATTTCACAGTTTCACGTTGACAATTTAAATGAACAAGAATTATCCAGTGAGGAAATAAATAAACCCATTTTTCTTATttgtaataacaataataatctgCTGATTCACTCACCCACCCATTaaagacattttatttgttaattcatttcattttccccATGGTAAAACTCATTTTAATCTACAGTGGACtaaagttatgttttcatttaaagtcgGGAGAACTTTAAGGTTTAGATTCAAACTTTTAAGGTTTAAATTAACAGAAGGCTAATTATTATACTAATCAaacgtattattattattataagattatttaaaaaggtaaattttaataattttcatCATGTAAAATCAAACCTTAtcaatttttaaataattaattttactGTATTAAAGATATAAGTAGAATAATTGGTTTGATTTATTTGAATAAACCAGCACATCttttaaacaaaatttaaatgttttaatgcatAAACccgatttttaacatttttatactGAGTGTTAAGTGTGAAATATAAAGACTCTCCACCAACCTCCCGGCTCCATGAAGGCCCTGATGCCCAGGAAGTTGTGCCAGCTCCGGGGCAGGCCGATGTGTCCCGCGGTGCCGCTGCCGGTTCTGGTCCCGGAGGGGGCCCCGGGCCCGCTGTAGGATGGGTACGGGTAAACAGGGCCGTACTGCAGCGGGGCCTTGATGCCGTCGCACGGTCGCGGCTGAGAAAGAGTCCCGATTTTATTCCTGAGGATGCGGCTGATGGAGCTGACGGAGGGCACGTTGTACTTATCGCACACCCCGTCGGACAGCAGCCGGTCCCGGATCTCCCAGGCGAAGATGCCCGGGTCCCCCTGCTTGTAGTCCCGGATGCTCTTCACCACGGCGGGGGTGGTGACCCGAGGCTTGCTGCCGCCGATGGCCCCCGGCAGGATGGAGCCGGTCTCGTTGTAGCGAGCCAGGATCTTGGAAACGCAGCCGTGAGAGACCCGCAGCTGGCGGCTGATGTCGCAGGGCCGCATACCGAGCTGCGCCAATTCCACGATCCGCAGGCGCACCGGGTTCGGCAGCGGGCGGCCGTTCACGAACACCCCGCCGAGCTGATTCACCTCCCCGTAGCTCTGCTCTGCAACACGGGGGGAGAGGTGTGACCGAGCCGCTCGGGTGTAAAGCGGGAGCAGGTTTAAAGGCTTCGCAGGAaacatcttattattattttaagaaaGTTATAAACCCTGTTCTCAAAATAAACGTCTCCGTTAAACGACGTTAAATGTGTGACCGTGTTAGTTTTTCCTGATTAAACATAAATCAGATTTTAACTGTTATTTAAATGATaaacattaaacaaatgactgaagATTATTTAACCAGAATAATGATTACATTTATTACGTCATCCATGGCATTAATACATGTTGTTAACGTTAATTTAAAACTTTTAGTATATTTTAGTTTAATTCGCTTATAAAATatggaaataaaacaaacatttttaagcttCTTTATGTGATTATCTACttggaaaaaataaatccataacAATACACGTTTTATTAAAGTTTATCTCCGAAAAAACGACAAATTTGTAATTTGTTTCTGATCTTCTGTCTCAATCTCCAGCTTTTTTATACTAAACACGTAGATTAGATTAATTTAAATGACTGAATGTTTAACGCATTAAATGATGCTGAGATTTTACTGGCTGATGAggctgatgtgtgtttgtgtgcacagatTAAATCCACTCTTCAATTATAGATCAGATCTTCTTGCTAACTCTACATGCAGCTCAGCTGAGGATTCATCTGTGGTGTTAGTGCAGCgctgcacttcctgtttgtttctgctCATCTGCTATACTAAAAGAATCTTCTTATAGCTTAAAATTCAGCCTTAAAACTTTCTGGCTCCATTTGAGGAGATTTCTGGGTGTTAATAGGACAAAAAAGCTTTTCGCAAGTTGGCAGCAAAAATGATTTATTTGAGAATTTAAATCACTGCTGAATGAACCAGTTTGTCCTCTTAATACTTCGTTTATGTTCCTCTGACAGTCCTGTAACAGTCATTTAAATGCATTCACTGGGGTCTAGACTCTCACTTTGTCCTCACTGTTTGTGCACATCTATTATCAGTCAGaggcatttttttaaaccttatatttattgttcttGTTGCCCATCATTAGCACGCGCTCTTCATTTCACCTGCAGCTTTCCTGGTTAGATAAATGAGGAAGGAAGGAGTTTAATTTGACTGACTGCAGCAGACTAAAGCTCAGACACGTTTCTGCAAACACTGAGTGATAAATTCataaacttactttaaaaaaagctcATCTTTGGGAATTTCTCATTAACAGTGAAGAAGTGAAGAACATGCTCCTtatgtttcatgttgttttttttatcaaatatAATTCTTGCCTTTACCCTGCATAATCTCCGGTCTACTCTGGATTCTTTTATAGGTGTATGCATACTAAcagttgttttttaatattttaatatttattgaaagtGTTATTAATGCACAACAACAGTTTAAAGAGGCTGTAGCACACAGATCAGCTCATTTTAGTTTAAAAGCACCTCGGCGTCTTATTTTGTGTTCACTTTACTTGCTGCTGGTATAGCTACACCGTGTCACATTTTAAAAGATAGTCAAGCACCAACAATGCAGCTTTTCTTCAATAAAACACTCCAGAAAAGATGAAATCTCCTCCAGATCTCACATAAATCCCTTTTCTCTTCTTCAGAGTCACCTTCAGGTTAAATCTGTATCAAACTCACCCATCAGCTGCCGTCCACAACGTCTCACTGCTCCACCATCCAACCCTCCGACTGCAGCCTGCAGCGATCTGAAGAGATTTgaaccaccaccacctcctccttgtCCTCTTCCTTCTCCTCATTTCCTGCTTGCAGGCTGTCATCAGAAATACGAGAGTTCCTGAAGGGCTCTGAAAGCTGGATTTCTTTTCTCCCATGTCCACATGTTGACATTGAACTCATCTTGAGCTGTTTATTTCCCCACAGACTCAGAGGACAGCAGCTGCCAAAGGATCTGCTTAAAGGACGACACAACACAACGAACTGACGTCACTGGAAAGAGTTTGTTCAAAGCcactctgtgtgtgcatgttaaaCAGAACTGACAGataaataataacataataaGGCAccacaaataattttttttaaaagtccagaaataaacaacaacaacaaaactagGCTCATTACaacttgtaattttttttaacttttatttatgaTCATTGATTCAACTGCAAAATTAAACCCACCTGTAATGTACGCAGTCCAAACGGGTGACTGAACACAGCAGGTCAAATTCCCATCGAGTCACAAAGTGTACAGCAGTGCTAGACTGCTGTTCCACAAAATCAGTCCATTAATgtaattaaacacaaaacaaagaacagGTTGTTTGGTACCAACTGTCATCCTCCTGCAAAACTAAACCAGCATCTAGTTAACAAAACCTGCAGTTCCCCTGATGCCCACTTGAGGTTGCCTCTAAAAACGAGTAATTCCTCACAGACTCCCTCATTAAAACACCAATTTACAGCTGAAGTAAACGTGTTTACAGAACTGACCTCTGTAGATTGTTCCCCTTTCacaaaaagtgtataaagttttctttatttatttgatcaGAACCTGGTGGGTACTGCAGTGGTTGCTTTGACTGGCAGGTGAGCTGACACAGGCACGTGTAGCTGCAGTCGCCTGGTTGTCCTTCA from Maylandia zebra isolate NMK-2024a linkage group LG15, Mzebra_GT3a, whole genome shotgun sequence includes the following:
- the pax1b gene encoding paired box protein Pax-1 isoform X1, with product MEQSYGEVNQLGGVFVNGRPLPNPVRLRIVELAQLGMRPCDISRQLRVSHGCVSKILARYNETGSILPGAIGGSKPRVTTPAVVKSIRDYKQGDPGIFAWEIRDRLLSDGVCDKYNVPSVSSISRILRNKIGTLSQPRPCDGIKAPLQYGPVYPYPSYSGPGAPSGTRTGSGTAGHIGLPRSWHNFLGIRAFMEPGGVPGSDGHPAKMEEWTSVPSMTSMSSRSFPSGINGVEKPNNELDIKYPQQSSSGLPGYLSACAYSPPNQYCVYGGPATNYMNSGHHWQPQSSSLTPSLNSRMTPSLSPGMTQSLSHPSSAALQEATDFHSTSFKLSQREEEGKLPLNKHHHSAHRLSSAS
- the pax1b gene encoding paired box protein Pax-1 isoform X2; translated protein: MRPCDISRQLRVSHGCVSKILARYNETGSILPGAIGGSKPRVTTPAVVKSIRDYKQGDPGIFAWEIRDRLLSDGVCDKYNVPSVSSISRILRNKIGTLSQPRPCDGIKAPLQYGPVYPYPSYSGPGAPSGTRTGSGTAGHIGLPRSWHNFLGIRAFMEPGGVPGSDGHPAKMEEWTSVPSMTSMSSRSFPSGINGVEKPNNELDIKYPQQSSSGLPGYLSACAYSPPNQYCVYGGPATNYMNSGHHWQPQSSSLTPSLNSRMTPSLSPGMTQSLSHPSSAALQEATDFHSTSFKLSQREEEGKLPLNKHHHSAHRLSSAS